AATGTCATTCGGGTCCCGCCGTCGGCGGCGACAGCGATATCACCGAAACACGCTTCGGCAGGATAACCAATCACAAGTTCGACCCCCTCACGCAGTTTGGCGGATCGCTCATTCAGTCCCGAGGTATAGGCGAGATTCCCGACAGTCCATGTAATGTTTCCGGTGAAACCGTGCCGGCTCAGGCGACTATCGTGGCGCAGCGCAAGACCACGCCGCTGTTCGGCTTGGGACTGGTGGACCATGTGCCCGATCAATTTTTCTTGGCCCTCGCCCAACTGCAAAATAGGATAACTCCCGCCACCGCCGGCCGGCCCAATCGGGTCACCGATATCGCCACCGGCCGTTTAGTGGTTGGCAAGTTCGGTTGGAAGAGCCAAGTGCCCAACTTGCATCAATTCTCCGGCGATGCCTACTTGAATGAGATGGGCGTGACCTCGCCGATGTTTCCCAATGAAAATTGTCCGAATGGCAACTGCGCGTTGTTGGCGGCCTGCGGTGTCGGTCCGGGCCCCGACGATGACGGGTCGGCGGTGGAAGCGTTTACTGATTTCATGACGTTGCTGGGTCCGCCGCCGCGCGGGCCGAGAACGCGTCGGACATTCGCCGGGGAATTGGTTTTTTTCAAGATCGGCTGCGCCGCCTGTCACTTGCCGGTTCTAGAAACCGGTCGCAGCTCGGTGGCGGCCTTCGATCGCGTGAAGTTTTATCCATTCTCGGATTTCTTACTGCACGACATGGGCGGCCTCGGCGACGGCATCGAACAGGGCCGAGCCAGCGGGCGCGAGATGCGCACGGCGCCGCTCTGGGCTCTGCGCGCGCGCAATACGTTTCTCCACGACGGTCGCGCGACCAACGTCAAGGACGCGATCCTGGCCCATGACGGCCAAGGGGCGCACGCCGCGCACCGATTTCAGCGCCTGTCATCGCGGGATGTCAACGATCTCCTAGCGTTTTTAAATTCGCTCTAACTTGGGGAGAACCTATCGAATAGGATGCGCTTGCGCGCCGGTGGAACGGTCGGTGCGCAAGCGTATCCTACAAACATAATCACGACTAGAGCGCGTCCGGCGCCGGCATAATTTCGCCGCAATTCTTGCACGTGCGAAACTCCTCGCTGTCAAAAAATCTCGCATACGCTTTTGAAACTGGATCTTCGGCGTAGTCTTTCACGATAAATTGTTCCTCATGCAGCAGCGTGTCGCACTTCGGGCAGTACCAGTGGAATTTGTCGATCTCGCCGTCGCGTCTTTTTCTTTCTGAAATGAGCGCGAAAGCGTCGGGCGCAAAGCGCGGCGAGTGGGGCGTGCCGGCGGGGGTGTAGATCATGGCGCCTTCGGCGATCACCGCGACATCTTCTTTTCCTTCCGTGGTGCGGTAGTGCAAGCGCATCCCGCCTTTGATCATGTACATGGTTTCATCGCTCGGGTTGATGTGGAACTCGCTGCGGTATTCGCGGCCGCGGGCGACGAACGCCAGAGTGTCGTCGTGTTGCCAGAGCACGCTGACGCGTTTGCCGGAGGCGGCGAGTTTTTCGCCTTCGGCGAGTAGATTGACGATGGGCATGACTGACATGGCATCCTCCTTCGCTATTCGTGCCGGTGCGCTCGTCCGCTTTGCTTTGTTCAGACGATTCCACTAACAATCATATTAGATCTCCCTCCAGCGACAATACCCACTTGCGAAACCTTTGGACTTTTAGACCGCTTCGAACTCTACGCCACAAAAATTTTCGTCTGCTGATGGAAGGCGCCTTGATTTCCAGCGCCGGTGATTTCATGCAGAACGTCGCCCAGATCTGGCTGGTGTGGCATTTGTCGCGCTCACCGTTGGCCATCGGCGTGATCGCCGTTTTCGACACCATCCCGCGCCTGTTGGTCGGCGCGGTGGGCGGCGCCATCGCCGACCGCTTCGATCGCCGCTGTGTGCTCATGATCACCCAAGGTTTGGCGATGGCGCAAGCGTTTCTATACTGGTTTTTGGTAGAGTTCGAAGCGGTCGCGCTCTTGCACATCGCAGCCTTGGCGTTTTTCCTCGGCATCGTTAACACCATCAACCAAACCGCGCGCCAATCTTTGGTCAACAGCTTGGTGCCCAAGGACGAACTGCTCAATGCCATCGGTGTGCAATCTTCGGTATTCAATCTCTCGAAGATCATCGGCCCGTCGTTGGGCGGCTTGATTATCGCTTACTTCGGCATCGCCGGCTGCTTTCTCATCAACGCGATCAGTTTCGTCTTCTTGCTCTTCAACCTATACCAAATGGAGCTGCCGCCTTGGGAAGCGCGCCGTGACCAGCAAGGAATCTTCGCCGATATCAAAGAAGGAATGAGCTATCTGCGCGCCGACCGGCGGATACTCTATATCGTCGGCCTCTCTTACGTAATGGCGTTGTTCGGCGCGCCCTACAATCGCTTCGTGCCGATCTTCGCGACCAACGTTCTCCGTGTCGGCGCGACCGGTTTCGGTTTGCTCATGGCCGCCCCCGGCATCGGCGCCACCGTGGCGTCGGTCTCGCTCGCCTCGGTGGACAAACTGCGCGTCGGCACTCGTTCGATTTGTTTCTGCGTGCTGGGATTTGCTTTGTCACTGACGCTGTTCGCCTTTTCCCACTGGTTTATCTTATCGCTCTTTGCCCTGGCGATGGTCGGCTTTTGCCAAGTCGGTGAACGCGCCTTGACCAACACCGTGATTCAGATGGGCACGCCGCAAAATTTACTGGGCCGCGTGCTCAGTCTGTTCTTCATGGACCGCGGCTTGTGGTCGGCGGGTAGCATCATCATCGGCAGCTTGGCCGCGGCGATCGGCATCGATTGGACTTTTTCCGTATGCGGCTTGGTCTGCGCCGTCGCGGCGACTTCTTTGTTGTTGATGAGCCGCAGGCTGCGCGCTACCGCCGTCGGTTCGTAGGGCGGGCGTGCGCACCGATAGACCGCTCCTTCAATCCGGCAGCGCTTGACCCTTGGTTTCGCG
This is a stretch of genomic DNA from Deltaproteobacteria bacterium. It encodes these proteins:
- a CDS encoding 3-hydroxybutyryl-CoA dehydratase, which codes for MSVMPIVNLLAEGEKLAASGKRVSVLWQHDDTLAFVARGREYRSEFHINPSDETMYMIKGGMRLHYRTTEGKEDVAVIAEGAMIYTPAGTPHSPRFAPDAFALISERKRRDGEIDKFHWYCPKCDTLLHEEQFIVKDYAEDPVSKAYARFFDSEEFRTCKNCGEIMPAPDAL
- a CDS encoding MFS transporter, producing the protein MEGALISSAGDFMQNVAQIWLVWHLSRSPLAIGVIAVFDTIPRLLVGAVGGAIADRFDRRCVLMITQGLAMAQAFLYWFLVEFEAVALLHIAALAFFLGIVNTINQTARQSLVNSLVPKDELLNAIGVQSSVFNLSKIIGPSLGGLIIAYFGIAGCFLINAISFVFLLFNLYQMELPPWEARRDQQGIFADIKEGMSYLRADRRILYIVGLSYVMALFGAPYNRFVPIFATNVLRVGATGFGLLMAAPGIGATVASVSLASVDKLRVGTRSICFCVLGFALSLTLFAFSHWFILSLFALAMVGFCQVGERALTNTVIQMGTPQNLLGRVLSLFFMDRGLWSAGSIIIGSLAAAIGIDWTFSVCGLVCAVAATSLLLMSRRLRATAVGS